Below is a genomic region from Thiohalobacter sp..
TGAGCGTGCTGTTCGGTGCCCTGCTGGTACTGATCCTGCTGTCGGCCTTCTTCTCCGGGTCGGAGACGGGGCTGATGACGCTCAACCGCTACCGTCTCCGCCACCTGGCCCGCGACGGACACCGGGGGGCGCAGCGGGCACTGCGGCTCCTGGAGCGCCCCGACCGGCTGATCGGCCTGATCCTGCTGGGCAACAACTTCGTCAACATTCTTGCCTCGTCGCTGTCCACCATCATCGCGCTGCGCCTGCTGGGCGAGGCCGGCATCGCCATCGCCGCCGGTCTGCTCACCCTGGTGATCCTGATCTTCGCGGAAGTGGCGCCCAAGACCCTGGCTGCGCTGGCCCCGGAACGCATCGCCTTCCCGGCAGCCTTCGTCTACGGTCCGCTACTGAAACTGCTGTATCCGCTGGTCTGGGCGGTAAACATGGTGGCCAACGCCCTGCTGCGCCTGATTGGCCTGCGTCCCGAGGAAAGCACCAACGACTCGCTCTCGCGCGAGGAACTGCGCACCGTCGTACTGGAAGCCGGCGCCATGATTCCCAAGCAGCACAAGAGCATGCTGCTGAACCTCATCAACCTCGAGGAAATCGCGGTGGAGGACATCATGATCCCCCGCAACGAGATCGTCGGCGTGGACCTGTCCGATGACATGGAAACCATCGAGAACCTGCTTGCCCACACCCACTATGCGCGCATGCCGGTATACGAGGAATCCATCGATCAGGTGATCGGCATCCTGCACATGCGCAATGTACTGCCACTGCTGCGCCGCGGAGAACTGACACACGAGAATCTGCGCAAGGTACTGCGCGAACCCTACTTCGTGCCCGAGGGCACACCGCTCACCCGCCAGCTTCTGAACTTCCAGCACGAACAGCGCCGTACCGGGCTGGTGGTCGACGAGTATGGCGACATCCTCGGCATGATCACCCTGGAAGACATCCTCGAGGAAATCGTCGGCGAATTCACCACCGACCCCTCCGAGCTGACGCG
It encodes:
- a CDS encoding HlyC/CorC family transporter, with amino-acid sequence MDEIPLSVLFGALLVLILLSAFFSGSETGLMTLNRYRLRHLARDGHRGAQRALRLLERPDRLIGLILLGNNFVNILASSLSTIIALRLLGEAGIAIAAGLLTLVILIFAEVAPKTLAALAPERIAFPAAFVYGPLLKLLYPLVWAVNMVANALLRLIGLRPEESTNDSLSREELRTVVLEAGAMIPKQHKSMLLNLINLEEIAVEDIMIPRNEIVGVDLSDDMETIENLLAHTHYARMPVYEESIDQVIGILHMRNVLPLLRRGELTHENLRKVLREPYFVPEGTPLTRQLLNFQHEQRRTGLVVDEYGDILGMITLEDILEEIVGEFTTDPSELTRGVVCTDDGAFLVDGTASIRELNRKLKLTLPTDGPNTLNGLILEHMETIPEPGTSLLLAGHPVEIVHIKDNVVRTAKIYPKLEGRQPSETAH